The proteins below are encoded in one region of Apium graveolens cultivar Ventura chromosome 4, ASM990537v1, whole genome shotgun sequence:
- the LOC141717432 gene encoding strychnine-10-hydroxylase-like isoform X1, with product MEFSLQPQVILLCGLIFFITFVWRILSIHARSNKSEYAPPEPAGAWPIIGHLHLLGGSKLLHHSLGDMADKLGPVFLLRLGIHKTLVVSSWEIARECFTVQDKVFASRPKSLAAEIMGYNHTMLGFLPYGRNLRDLRKLVMVEMLCNSRLEKLKHVQESEINFFIKGLYELWISKGEGNNMPVVELKERFGDLTVNIVGRMVVGKHSFGTGEESRRFQKALGDFMHLVGLIMVTDEFPLFGWIDSLTGYKGKMKKTAKDLDEILEFWMKEHRQKRKLSSIDEVEQDFMHVMLNVMDSDPSAQISDTSIKSTCLNLLLGGIDTVMITLTWAVSLLLNNRHVLRKVQDELEKHVGRDRQVNESDVKNLSYLRAIVKETLRLYPGAAIIAPHEAREDCTLAGFHISAGTRLFVNVSKLQRDPSIWSNPLEFQPERFIEKHIDVDVFGKNFELIPFGSGRRACPAINLALQVLHLTLARFLHGFELGTVSDLPIDMTENAGLTIAKATPLEVTLRPRLPLSLYL from the exons ATGGAGTTCAGCCTTCAGCCTCAAGTCATTTTACTTTGTGGcctaattttttttattacaTTTGTATGGAGGATCTTGAGTATCCATGCCAGAAGCAACAAGAGTGAATATGCTCCTCCTGAACCTGCTGGGGCATGGCCAATCATCGGTCATCTTCATCTTTTAGGAGGCAGCAAGCTGTTACATCATTCACTCGGAGACATGGCAGATAAATTGGGACCTGTCTTCTTGCTGCGACTAGGAATTCACAAAACTCTTGTGGTAAGTAGCTGGGAAATTGCAAGAGAATGCTTTACAGTTCAGGACAAAGTCTTCGCTTCCCGTCCAAAATCTCTTGCCGCAGAGATCATGGGATATAACCATACTATGTTGGGATTTCTTCCTTATGGGAGAAACTTGCGTGATCTTCGTAAGCTAGTAATGGTTGAGATGCTATGCAACAGCAGACTTGAAAAGCTCAAGCATGTTCAGGAATCAGAAATCAATTTCTTTATCAAGGGGCTTTATGAGCTGTGGATAAGCAAAGGAGAAGGAAATAACATGCCTGTGGTAGAACTGAAAGAGAGATTTGGAGACCTAACAGTGAATATAGTGGGCAGAATGGTGGTGGGAAAGCATTCCTTTGGCACTGGTGAGGAGTCGAGACGGTTTCAGAAGGCCTTGGGGGATTTCATGCATCTCGTGGGTTTGATCATGGTTACCGATGAATTTCCACTGTTTGGTTGGATAGATTCATTGACAGGATAcaagggaaaaatgaagaagacGGCTAAAGACTTGGATGAAATACTCGAGTTCTGGATGAAGGAGCATCGACAGAAGAGGAAACTTTCAAGCATTGATGAAGTGGAGCAAGACTTTATGCACGTTATGCTGAATGTCATGGATTCTGATCCTTCTGCCCAGATCTCTGATACTTCTATTAAGTCCACTTGCTTG AATCTTCTCTTAGGTGGAATTGACACGGTGATGATCACGCTTACATGGGCAGTCTCGTTGCTACTTAACAACCGCCACGTGCTAAGAAAAGTTCAAGATGAATTGGAAAAGCATGTTGGAAGAGATAGGCAGGTAAATGAATCAGATGTAAAGAATCTTTCTTACTTGCGAGCAATTGTCAAGGAAACCTTGCGATTATACCCAGGTGCAGCAATTATTGCTCCCCATGAAGCAAGGGAAGATTGCACTTTAGCAGGCTTTCACATTTCAGCTGGCACGCGCTTATTTGTAAACGTCTCAAAGTTGCAACGTGACCCTAGCATTTGGTCCAACCCCCTGGAGTTCCAGCCTGAGAGGTTTATTGAAAAACATATTGATGTTGACGTTTTTGGGAAGAATTTTGAGCTAATACCATTTGGTTCGGGAAGAAGGGCATGCCCTGCCATCAATCTTGCTCTCCAGGTTCTGCACTTGACACTGGCTCGTTTCCTTCACGGGTTTGAGCTTGGAACTGTTTCGGACTTGCCTATCGATATGACTGAAAATGCAGGCCTTACTATCGCAAAAGCAACACCACTGGAAGTTACCCTCAGGCCCCGGCTACCTCTTTCTCTCTACTTATGA
- the LOC141717433 gene encoding uncharacterized protein LOC141717433, with protein sequence MWQTRVPSKSMSLYLHFSPPFLLVLVLLLLLSSTQSTPLSQSTPYLDRGKANAKNQFERPENHCDEAVLLKCGFKMLGADFFNDAKMLEIGNGARELNIPVSDANRKLVASENGGLQDPSYLIFNPEWNSKEAQNVSNRFNYPSVPGVQKPSSDEDIAFMTVLELGQLIKTKQISSEELTGIFLKRLKRYNPVLDSVITFTEELAYKQAKAADHLLSQGVYLGPLHGIPYGLKDLIVVPQYKTTWGSTSFKDQVLDVEAWVYKRLTTAGAVLLAKLVTGSLAYNDIWFGGRTRNPWNIEEYSYGSSAGPASSTSAGMVPFAIGSETAGSMMYPADRCGVTALRPTFGTVGRTGVMSVSDSLDKLGPFCRSAADCAIILDAIRGKDPDDLSSRNIFFDDPFMVDITKLTVGYLEDASMEVVQVLQSKGVKVVPFKLNYTVDSVQGILNYTLDVDMLAHFDEWQRNGMEVEYEVQDQWPLRLRRARVITAVDYFQAQRARGKLIREVRESFTVDAFVGSVTDRERVCMGNLVGLPVMVVPTGFTEISDPPSVDSRRKTAVTTGIYGPPDRDHIVLALAMVYQSVTDHHKQHPPIDDIGLNISIPTPPKFIVTPNPQAAAMISNM encoded by the exons ATGTGGCAAACACGAGTTCCTAGCAAGTCTATGTCTCTGTACTTACATTTCTCGCCGCCTTTTCTACTGGTCCTTGTACTTCTCCTCCTCCTTTCCTCAACACAGTCAACGCCACTGTCTCAATCAACTCCTTACTTg GACAGAGGAAAAGCTAATGCAAAAAACCAATTTGAAAGACCTGAAAACCATTGTGATGAAGCTGTTCTGCTTAAGTGTGGATTTAAGATGTTGGGTGCAGACTTCTTCAATGATGCTAAG ATGCTGGAGATTGGTAATGGTGCCAGAGAGCTTAACATCCCTGTAAGTGATGCCAACAGGAAACTGGTTGCTTCTGAAAATGGGGGCTTGCAGGACCCATCTTATTTGATATTTAATCCTGAGTGGAATTCTAAAGAAGCACAAAATGTAAGCAACAGATTCAACTATCCATCAGTGCCAGGTGTGCAGAAGCCAAGTTCTGATGAAGACATTGCTTTTATGACT GTTCTTGAACTTGGGCAACTCATTAAGACCAAACAAATTTCATCCGAGGAGCTTACAGGGATATTCCTGAAGAGGCTGAAGAG ATATAATCCCGTTCTTGATTCTGTAATCACCTTCACTGAGGAATTGGCATACAAGCAAGCCAAGGCGGCTGATCATCTGCTGTCCCAAGGAGTGTATTTAG GTCCCCTTCATGGAATACCTTACGGGTTGAAGGACCTAATTGTGGTGCCTCAATACAAAACAACCTGGGGTTCAACATCATTTAAAGATCAAGTTCTGGACGTAGAAGCTTGGGTTTACAAGAG GCTGACTACTGCTGGAGCAGTCCTTCTTGCGAAGCTGGTCACAGGATCACTGGCATATAATGACATTTGGTTTGGGGGTAGGACAAGAAATCCTTGGAATATTGAGGAGTACTCGTATGGTTCATCTGCTGGACCTGCTTCAAGCACCTCTGCGG GAATGGTTCCGTTTGCAATTGGTTCAGAGACTGCTGGGTCCATGATGTATCCTGCTGATCGTTGTGGAGTGACTGCATTACGTCCAACTTTTGGAACTGTGGGTCGTACTGGTGTAATGAGTGTGTCAGACAGCTTG GATAAGCTGGGACCATTCTGTCGAAGTGCAGCAGACTGTGCAATTATCCTTGATGCGATCCGGGGAAAGGATCCAGATGATCTTTCTTCAAGAAACATCTTCTTTGATGATCCGTTCATGGTAGACATAACAAAGCTAACTGTTGGTTATCTCGAGGATGCTAGCATGGAG GTTGTTCAAGTTCTCCAGTCAAAGGGTGTTAAAGTGGTTCCTTTTAAGTTGAATTATACAGTGGACTCTGTTCAAGGTATTTTAAACTACACACTAGATGTCGATATGTTGGCTCACTTTGATGAGTGGCAGCGTAACGGAATGGAAGTTGAATATGAAGTTCAAGATCAGTGGCCTCTTAGGCTTCGTCGTGCACGTGTGATAACAGCCGTGGATTATTTTCAG GCACAAAGAGCTCGTGGTAAATTGATACGTGAGGTAAGGGAGAGTTTCACAGTTGATGCATTTGTTGGTAGTGTGACCGACCGTGAAAGAGTATGTATGGGTAATCTAGTAGGGCTGCCTGTTATGGTAGTTCCTACTGGATTTACTGAGATCTCTGATCCCCCTTCAGTTGATTCACGAAGGAAAACGGCAGTAACAACGGGTATATATGGACCTCCGGATCGAGATCACATT GTTCTCGCATTAGCCATGGTTTATCAGTCGGTTACTGACCATCATAAACAGCACCCGCCTATTGATGATATTGGTCTAAATATATCGATTCCCACTCCCCCCAAATTTATCGTTACTCCGAACCCCCAGGCAGCTGCAATGATATCAAACATGTAG
- the LOC141717432 gene encoding cytochrome P450 CYP82H23-like isoform X2: MEFSLQPQVILLCGLIFFITFVWRILSIHARSNKSEYAPPEPAGAWPIIGHLHLLGGSKLLHHSLGDMADKLGPVFLLRLGIHKTLVVSSWEIARECFTVQDKVFASRPKSLAAEIMGYNHTMLGFLPYGRNLRDLRKLVMVEMLCNSRLEKLKHVQESEINFFIKGLYELWISKGEGNNMPVVELKERFGDLTVNIVGRMVVGKHSFGTGEESRRFQKALGDFMHLVGLIMVTDEFPLFGWIDSLTGYKGKMKKTAKDLDEILEFWMKEHRQKRKLSSIDEVEQDFMHVMLNVMDSDPSAQISDTSIKSTCLNLLLGGIDTVMITLTWAVSLLLNNRHVLRKVQDELEKHVGRDRQVQQLLLPMKQGKIAL; this comes from the exons ATGGAGTTCAGCCTTCAGCCTCAAGTCATTTTACTTTGTGGcctaattttttttattacaTTTGTATGGAGGATCTTGAGTATCCATGCCAGAAGCAACAAGAGTGAATATGCTCCTCCTGAACCTGCTGGGGCATGGCCAATCATCGGTCATCTTCATCTTTTAGGAGGCAGCAAGCTGTTACATCATTCACTCGGAGACATGGCAGATAAATTGGGACCTGTCTTCTTGCTGCGACTAGGAATTCACAAAACTCTTGTGGTAAGTAGCTGGGAAATTGCAAGAGAATGCTTTACAGTTCAGGACAAAGTCTTCGCTTCCCGTCCAAAATCTCTTGCCGCAGAGATCATGGGATATAACCATACTATGTTGGGATTTCTTCCTTATGGGAGAAACTTGCGTGATCTTCGTAAGCTAGTAATGGTTGAGATGCTATGCAACAGCAGACTTGAAAAGCTCAAGCATGTTCAGGAATCAGAAATCAATTTCTTTATCAAGGGGCTTTATGAGCTGTGGATAAGCAAAGGAGAAGGAAATAACATGCCTGTGGTAGAACTGAAAGAGAGATTTGGAGACCTAACAGTGAATATAGTGGGCAGAATGGTGGTGGGAAAGCATTCCTTTGGCACTGGTGAGGAGTCGAGACGGTTTCAGAAGGCCTTGGGGGATTTCATGCATCTCGTGGGTTTGATCATGGTTACCGATGAATTTCCACTGTTTGGTTGGATAGATTCATTGACAGGATAcaagggaaaaatgaagaagacGGCTAAAGACTTGGATGAAATACTCGAGTTCTGGATGAAGGAGCATCGACAGAAGAGGAAACTTTCAAGCATTGATGAAGTGGAGCAAGACTTTATGCACGTTATGCTGAATGTCATGGATTCTGATCCTTCTGCCCAGATCTCTGATACTTCTATTAAGTCCACTTGCTTG AATCTTCTCTTAGGTGGAATTGACACGGTGATGATCACGCTTACATGGGCAGTCTCGTTGCTACTTAACAACCGCCACGTGCTAAGAAAAGTTCAAGATGAATTGGAAAAGCATGTTGGAAGAGATAGGCAG GTGCAGCAATTATTGCTCCCCATGAAGCAAGGGAAGATTGCACTTTAG